A window from Streptomyces griseiscabiei encodes these proteins:
- a CDS encoding type III secretion system chaperone family protein, whose amino-acid sequence MADKASIIEQVSIIEQVLTEAELEWESPAPGTYVVRLPGTRKLSTTVSLIVGRHSLSLNAFVIRHPDENEAGVHRWLLERNLKLYGVSYAVDPLGDIYVTARLPLSAVTPEGIDGLLGQVLEAADGAFNTLLELGFASAIRKEYAWRVSRGESTRNLDAFSHLTRDATDATDGADATGTTRTTGTPDTRRA is encoded by the coding sequence ATGGCTGACAAAGCGTCGATCATCGAGCAGGTGTCGATCATCGAGCAGGTCCTCACCGAGGCCGAGCTGGAGTGGGAGAGCCCGGCACCCGGCACGTACGTGGTGAGGCTCCCCGGCACCCGCAAGCTCTCGACGACCGTCTCCCTGATCGTCGGCCGGCACTCCCTCTCCCTCAACGCCTTCGTGATCCGCCACCCCGACGAGAACGAGGCGGGTGTCCACCGCTGGCTCCTGGAGCGCAACCTCAAGCTGTACGGCGTGAGTTACGCGGTCGACCCGCTCGGCGACATCTACGTCACGGCCCGGCTGCCCCTCTCCGCCGTCACCCCCGAGGGCATCGACGGCCTCCTCGGCCAGGTCCTGGAGGCGGCCGACGGCGCCTTCAACACCCTCCTCGAACTGGGCTTCGCCTCCGCCATCCGCAAGGAGTACGCGTGGCGCGTCTCCCGGGGCGAGTCGACGCGCAACCTGGACGCGTTCAGTCACCTGACGCGCGACGCGACTGACGCGACTGACGGGGCCGACGCAACTGGCACGACTCGCACGACTGGTACGCCTGACACGCGACGTGCCTGA
- a CDS encoding C40 family peptidase encodes MGVGKRKLTMAAVAVVCAITVLGAPVNAYASQSKPTEPTPGPSAPASPSASPSPSPPVSTPVTNEELEVVRAKLEGLYHDAAVATDAYNAAEEKADQQSEELVDLAHEVVKGQQKLDKLQDLIGAAARAQYRGGGLPPEVQLWLSENPQDFLEGADRVRQGQLASKGLLAEMTRTQQDLEQYSKDASARWEKLETNRKAKEKAKKKIKKQIAAAEELEAQLEDDERERLAQLEEDAAQQSQAAWLDSGILDEINGKASPQGKKAVKFATDQIGKWYEWGAEGPDTYDCSGLTSQAWAAAGLTVPRTSQEQWRRLKHIDIQDMRPGDLIIYNADASHVAMYLGNGSMVHAPRPNRKVTIAGAGTMQILGVVRPDA; translated from the coding sequence ATGGGAGTCGGCAAGCGGAAGCTGACCATGGCGGCCGTGGCCGTGGTCTGCGCGATAACGGTGCTGGGCGCACCGGTGAACGCGTACGCGAGCCAGTCCAAACCGACCGAGCCGACCCCGGGCCCCTCCGCCCCCGCCTCGCCCTCGGCGTCACCGTCGCCGTCGCCCCCGGTGTCGACCCCGGTGACGAACGAGGAGCTGGAGGTCGTACGCGCCAAGCTGGAGGGCCTCTACCACGACGCGGCGGTCGCGACGGACGCGTACAACGCGGCCGAGGAGAAGGCCGACCAGCAGTCCGAGGAACTCGTCGATCTGGCCCACGAGGTCGTCAAGGGCCAGCAGAAGCTGGACAAGCTGCAGGACCTCATCGGCGCCGCGGCCCGCGCCCAGTACCGCGGCGGGGGCCTTCCGCCCGAGGTCCAGCTGTGGCTGAGCGAGAACCCCCAGGACTTCCTGGAGGGCGCGGACCGGGTGCGCCAGGGCCAGCTCGCGAGCAAGGGCCTGCTCGCCGAAATGACGCGGACCCAGCAGGACTTGGAGCAGTACTCCAAGGACGCCTCGGCGCGCTGGGAGAAGCTGGAGACCAACCGCAAGGCCAAGGAGAAGGCCAAGAAGAAGATCAAGAAGCAGATCGCCGCCGCCGAGGAGCTGGAAGCACAGCTGGAGGACGACGAGCGGGAGCGGCTGGCGCAGTTGGAGGAGGATGCCGCGCAGCAGTCACAGGCCGCGTGGCTCGACTCCGGCATCCTCGACGAGATCAACGGCAAGGCGTCCCCGCAGGGCAAGAAGGCCGTGAAGTTCGCGACGGACCAGATAGGCAAATGGTACGAATGGGGCGCCGAGGGCCCTGACACGTACGACTGTTCCGGCCTCACCAGCCAGGCCTGGGCCGCCGCCGGCCTGACCGTCCCCCGCACCTCCCAGGAGCAGTGGCGCCGGCTCAAGCACATCGACATCCAGGACATGCGCCCCGGCGACCTGATCATCTACAACGCCGACGCCAGCCATGTGGCCATGTACCTGGGCAACGGCTCGATGGTCCACGCCCCCCGGCCGAACCGAAAGGTGACGATCGCGGGCGCGGGGACGATGCAGATCCTGGGAGTCGTACGACCCGACGCGTGA
- a CDS encoding PP2C family protein-serine/threonine phosphatase yields MPVPVPRQRAIPAVESGQAHAVSAPSGPSGEGAAMNASALAPADNSTRPPGPTGDRAPGPGPSATAPAGPIAQPGGPTNLTVLLIEDDPAGSLNVPELLDSTGRPIRVRTARNLTEAQRLLTDDVNCILLDLALPAPPRPAPADPEADTEAADHPDDELAVLKHVLELAPRHAVLALTDSGDAERGTEAVRVGAQDYLFRDEVDGRLLSRAIRYAVERKRSDTAERRLTESKLRAQENARLERGLLPTPLLEGSSLRFAARYRPGRSRALLGGDFYDTVRTPDGTVHVMIGDVCGHGPDEAALGVELRIAWRALTFAGLCGDELLSTLQRVLEHERESDEIFATLCTVDIAPDGRRAGLCLAGHPAPLIVRHGRNGLPTPPAELLPYDNGGPALGLLPNARWPRTQIELGAAWSLMLYTDGLIEGRIGQGKERLGQDGMVEMVRRQLTEGLRGEDLLRAAVNEVRDLNGGELTDDVAVLLLDREA; encoded by the coding sequence ATGCCCGTACCCGTACCGCGGCAGAGAGCGATCCCGGCCGTGGAAAGTGGTCAGGCGCACGCCGTGTCCGCGCCCAGCGGACCGTCCGGAGAGGGGGCTGCCATGAACGCCTCGGCCCTGGCCCCTGCAGACAACTCCACACGCCCGCCCGGCCCCACCGGCGACCGCGCCCCGGGCCCGGGCCCCTCGGCCACGGCCCCCGCCGGCCCGATCGCCCAGCCCGGCGGCCCCACCAACCTCACGGTGCTCCTCATCGAGGACGACCCGGCGGGTTCCCTCAACGTGCCCGAACTGCTCGACTCCACGGGCAGGCCGATCCGCGTCCGCACCGCCCGCAACCTCACCGAGGCCCAGCGGCTGCTGACCGACGACGTCAACTGCATCCTCCTGGACCTGGCGCTCCCGGCCCCGCCCCGCCCCGCCCCCGCGGACCCCGAGGCGGACACCGAGGCCGCCGACCACCCCGACGACGAACTCGCCGTCCTCAAGCACGTCCTGGAGCTGGCCCCGCGCCACGCCGTCCTGGCCCTCACCGACTCGGGTGACGCCGAACGCGGCACGGAGGCGGTCCGGGTCGGCGCCCAGGACTACCTTTTCCGGGACGAAGTGGACGGCCGCCTCCTGAGCCGCGCGATCCGCTACGCGGTGGAGCGCAAACGGTCGGACACGGCCGAGCGCCGTCTGACGGAGTCCAAGCTGCGCGCCCAGGAGAACGCCCGCCTGGAGCGCGGCCTGCTGCCGACGCCCCTGCTGGAGGGTTCGTCCCTGCGGTTCGCCGCCCGCTACCGGCCGGGCCGTTCCCGCGCCCTGCTCGGGGGCGACTTCTACGACACCGTCCGCACCCCGGACGGCACGGTCCACGTCATGATCGGCGACGTCTGCGGGCACGGCCCCGACGAGGCGGCGCTCGGTGTGGAGCTGCGGATCGCCTGGCGGGCGCTGACGTTCGCGGGGCTGTGCGGCGACGAACTGCTGTCCACGCTCCAGCGCGTCCTGGAGCACGAGCGCGAGAGCGACGAGATCTTCGCGACGCTCTGCACGGTCGACATCGCCCCCGACGGCCGCCGCGCGGGCCTCTGCCTGGCCGGCCACCCGGCCCCGCTGATCGTCCGCCACGGGCGGAACGGCCTGCCCACACCACCGGCCGAGCTGCTGCCGTACGACAACGGCGGCCCCGCCCTCGGCCTGCTCCCGAACGCCCGCTGGCCCCGCACCCAGATCGAGCTGGGCGCCGCCTGGAGTCTGATGCTCTACACCGACGGCCTGATAGAGGGCCGGATCGGTCAGGGCAAGGAGCGGCTGGGCCAGGACGGGATGGTGGAGATGGTCCGCCGCCAGCTCACCGAGGGGCTGCGCGGCGAGGATCTGCTGCGCGCGGCGGTGAACGAGGTCCGCGACCTCAACGGCGGCGAACTGACCGACGACGTGGCGGTCCTCCTACTGGACCGCGAAGCCTGA
- the mshA gene encoding D-inositol-3-phosphate glycosyltransferase, whose product MSHYVSRLGRRSPAGAARLRLHRKPRRVAMLSVHTSPLHQPGTGDAGGMNVYIVELAQRLAAQNIEVEIFTRATTGALPPAVELAPGVLVRHVDAGPYEGLAKEELPAQLCAFTHGVMQAWAGHRPGHYDLVHSHYWLSGHVGWLAAERWGVPLVHAMHTMAKVKNAALATDDTPEPAARVIGETQIVRAADRLIANTAEEADELVRHYEADPAKVAVVHPGVNLDRFRPADGRAAARARLGLPEDALIPLFAGRIQPLKAPDVLLRAVAVLLDERPELRSRIVVPVVGGPSGSGLAKPEGLQKLAARLGIADVVRFRPPVGQEQLADWFRAASVLVMPSYSESFGLVAIEAQAAGTPVLAASVGGLPVAVRDGETGFLVQGHEPGAYARVLRDFADTPELPARMGAAAARHAESFGWDTSAAATADVYTAAVHDHRRQRVRGYYG is encoded by the coding sequence GTGAGCCACTACGTCAGCAGGCTCGGGCGACGCTCCCCGGCCGGCGCGGCGCGGCTGCGGCTGCACCGGAAGCCGCGCCGGGTCGCGATGCTCTCGGTGCACACGTCACCGCTGCACCAGCCCGGCACGGGCGACGCGGGCGGGATGAACGTCTACATCGTCGAGCTGGCGCAGCGGCTGGCCGCGCAGAACATCGAGGTGGAGATCTTCACCCGGGCCACCACCGGCGCCCTCCCCCCGGCGGTCGAGCTGGCCCCGGGCGTCCTGGTCCGGCACGTCGACGCGGGCCCGTACGAGGGGCTGGCGAAGGAGGAACTCCCGGCCCAGCTGTGCGCGTTCACCCACGGCGTGATGCAGGCCTGGGCCGGCCACCGCCCCGGCCACTACGACCTCGTCCACTCGCACTACTGGCTCTCCGGCCACGTCGGCTGGCTCGCCGCCGAGCGCTGGGGCGTCCCCCTGGTGCACGCCATGCACACCATGGCCAAGGTCAAGAACGCCGCGCTCGCCACCGACGACACCCCCGAGCCCGCCGCCCGTGTCATCGGCGAGACCCAGATCGTCCGCGCCGCCGACCGCCTCATCGCCAACACGGCCGAGGAGGCCGACGAACTCGTCCGCCACTACGAGGCAGACCCGGCCAAGGTCGCCGTGGTCCACCCCGGTGTCAACCTCGACCGCTTCCGCCCGGCCGACGGCCGCGCGGCGGCCAGGGCCCGCCTCGGTCTTCCCGAGGACGCCCTGATCCCGCTCTTCGCCGGCCGCATACAGCCCCTGAAGGCGCCCGACGTCCTGCTCCGCGCGGTCGCCGTCCTCCTCGACGAACGCCCCGAGCTGCGCTCGCGGATCGTCGTCCCGGTGGTCGGCGGGCCGAGCGGCAGCGGCCTCGCCAAACCCGAGGGCCTGCAGAAACTGGCCGCGCGGCTCGGCATCGCCGATGTCGTACGGTTCCGGCCGCCCGTGGGGCAGGAGCAGCTCGCGGACTGGTTCCGGGCGGCGTCCGTGCTGGTCATGCCGTCGTACAGCGAGTCCTTCGGGCTGGTCGCGATCGAGGCGCAGGCGGCCGGTACGCCGGTGCTGGCGGCCTCGGTCGGCGGCCTCCCGGTCGCCGTGCGGGACGGGGAGACCGGCTTCCTCGTCCAGGGCCACGAACCCGGCGCCTACGCGCGCGTGCTCCGCGATTTCGCGGACACCCCCGAACTGCCCGCCCGCATGGGCGCGGCCGCCGCCCGCCACGCCGAGTCCTTCGGCTGGGACACCTCGGCCGCCGCCACCGCGGACGTGTACACGGCCGCCGTGCACGACCACCGCCGCCAGCGGGTGCGCGGCTACTACGGGTGA
- a CDS encoding DUF2000 domain-containing protein yields MNSETPVEPPVDVLPPVRFDTKIAVLLRDDLATWQRLNVTSFLVSGLGPAVPEVIGEPYEDADGTAYLPMFRQPVLVFEGTKEVLKSAHARALSRALPRAVFTSDLFATGNDRDNRAAVRAVGAGDLDLVGLAVYGPRNAVDKVVKGARMHP; encoded by the coding sequence ATGAACAGCGAGACCCCTGTGGAGCCCCCCGTGGACGTGCTGCCCCCCGTCCGCTTCGACACCAAGATCGCCGTCCTCCTCCGCGACGACCTGGCGACCTGGCAACGCCTCAACGTCACGTCCTTCCTGGTCAGCGGCCTCGGCCCGGCCGTGCCGGAGGTGATCGGCGAGCCGTACGAGGACGCCGACGGCACGGCGTACCTCCCGATGTTCCGTCAGCCGGTGCTCGTCTTCGAGGGCACGAAGGAGGTCCTGAAGTCGGCCCACGCGCGCGCCCTCTCCCGCGCCCTGCCCCGCGCCGTCTTCACGTCCGACCTTTTCGCCACGGGCAACGACCGCGACAACCGGGCGGCCGTACGCGCGGTGGGCGCGGGGGACCTGGACCTGGTGGGGCTGGCGGTGTACGGCCCGCGCAACGCGGTGGACAAGGTGGTGAAGGGGGCGCGGATGCATCCGTGA
- a CDS encoding class I SAM-dependent methyltransferase: MARPVGTMTRGTTNPNRLRRMDRWIAATHGAELRRARTPLAVDLGYGAAPWTAVELLHRLRAAAPRTQVVGVEIDPARVAAAKPYECEGLTFRHGGFEVPVPGRPTLIRAANVLRQYDEDEVAAVWERLCARLEPAAPSRPGGARGGLLVEGTCDEIGRRHVWVALGPEGPRTLTFATRLGSLERPSDLAERLPKALIHRNVPGEPVHAFLRDFDRAWAAAAPYASYGARQRWIRTVRSLSADWPVRDGVTRWRQGEVTVAWEALAPGR, from the coding sequence ATGGCAAGACCAGTCGGCACCATGACGCGCGGCACCACCAACCCCAACCGTCTGCGCCGCATGGACCGCTGGATCGCGGCGACGCACGGCGCCGAACTCCGCCGCGCCCGCACCCCCCTCGCCGTCGACCTCGGCTACGGCGCCGCCCCCTGGACCGCCGTCGAACTCCTCCACCGCCTCCGCGCGGCGGCGCCCCGTACCCAAGTGGTCGGCGTCGAGATCGACCCGGCCAGGGTCGCGGCGGCGAAACCGTACGAGTGCGAGGGCCTGACCTTCCGGCACGGCGGCTTCGAGGTGCCGGTGCCGGGCCGCCCGACCCTGATCCGGGCGGCGAACGTCCTGCGGCAGTACGACGAGGACGAGGTCGCCGCCGTCTGGGAACGCCTGTGCGCCCGCCTCGAACCGGCCGCCCCCTCCCGCCCCGGAGGAGCCCGCGGGGGACTGCTCGTCGAGGGCACCTGTGACGAGATCGGCCGCCGGCACGTCTGGGTCGCGCTCGGTCCGGAGGGCCCCCGCACCCTCACCTTCGCCACCCGGCTCGGCTCCCTGGAGCGACCCTCCGACCTCGCCGAACGCCTCCCCAAGGCGCTCATCCACCGCAATGTCCCCGGCGAACCGGTGCACGCCTTCCTCCGCGACTTCGACCGCGCCTGGGCGGCCGCCGCCCCGTACGCCTCGTACGGCGCCCGCCAGCGCTGGATCCGCACGGTCCGCAGCCTGAGCGCCGACTGGCCGGTCCGGGACGGGGTGACGCGCTGGCGGCAGGGCGAAGTCACGGTGGCGTGGGAGGCGTTGGCGCCGGGGCGCTGA
- a CDS encoding helix-turn-helix transcriptional regulator, with amino-acid sequence MRPQREVSAWRPRVPGVVEVFHAHYTEYAYPMHVHDVWTLLIVDDGAVRYELDRHEHGTPGDTVSLLPPFVPHNGEPVTEAGFRKRVLYLDPASSTSVLDESLIGAAVDGPDLRDPLLRRRVAELHTALARPGDELEAESRLALVGERLREHLGKHHGTRQQTYQRTRQGTRQVLQGPGGHTVAHRLRELLDERVVEGLTLEEAAGAVHAHPAHLVRAFGAAFGIAPHQYLMSRRVERARRLLLEGMRPGEAAAVAGFYDQAHLTRHFRRWVGVTPGRYRSGSP; translated from the coding sequence ATGCGCCCCCAGCGTGAAGTGTCCGCCTGGCGGCCCCGTGTGCCCGGCGTCGTCGAGGTGTTCCACGCGCACTACACCGAGTACGCGTACCCCATGCATGTGCACGACGTCTGGACGCTGCTGATCGTGGACGACGGGGCCGTGCGCTACGAACTGGACCGGCACGAGCACGGGACGCCGGGCGACACGGTCTCGTTGCTGCCGCCGTTCGTGCCGCACAACGGGGAGCCGGTCACGGAGGCCGGGTTCCGTAAGCGGGTGCTGTATCTGGACCCGGCTTCGAGCACGTCGGTGCTGGACGAGAGCCTCATCGGGGCGGCGGTGGACGGGCCCGACCTCCGGGATCCGTTGCTACGGCGGCGGGTGGCGGAGTTGCACACGGCACTCGCGCGACCGGGGGACGAGCTGGAGGCGGAGAGCAGGCTGGCGCTCGTCGGGGAGCGGCTGCGGGAGCATCTGGGGAAGCACCACGGGACGCGTCAGCAGACGTATCAACGGACTCGTCAAGGGACTCGTCAGGTTCTGCAGGGGCCCGGCGGTCACACCGTCGCCCATCGGCTGCGGGAACTGCTCGACGAGCGGGTCGTGGAGGGGCTGACGCTGGAGGAGGCCGCGGGGGCGGTGCATGCCCACCCCGCCCATCTCGTACGGGCGTTCGGGGCGGCCTTCGGGATCGCGCCGCACCAGTATCTGATGTCCCGGCGGGTGGAGCGGGCCAGACGGCTGCTGCTGGAGGGGATGCGGCCGGGTGAGGCGGCGGCGGTGGCCGGGTTCTACGACCAGGCGCATCTGACGCGGCACTTCAGGCGGTGGGTGGGCGTCACCCCCGGTCGCTATCGGAGCGGGTCGCCGTAG